From the Theobroma cacao cultivar B97-61/B2 chromosome 2, Criollo_cocoa_genome_V2, whole genome shotgun sequence genome, one window contains:
- the LOC18608329 gene encoding sulfate transporter 1.3 isoform X1, producing MSHRVTDELGSEEMDIVSVSSSRRNSENLPYVHKVGVPPKQNLLKEIAATVKETFFADDPLRHFKDQPRSRKFVLGFQAVFPIFEWGRNYSLSKFKGDLIAGLTIASLCIPQDIGYAKLANLEPQYGLYSSFVPPLVYAFMGSSRDIAIGPVAVVSLLLGSLLRDEIDSSENPVDYRRLAFTATFFAGITQFTLGFLRLGFLIDFLSHAAIVGFMAGAAITIALQQLKGLLGIKKFTKNTNIVSVMRSVWNSVHHGWNWQTILIGVAFLAFLLVAKYIGKKKKKLFWVPAIAPLISVILSTFFVYITRADKHGVQIVKHIRQGVNPPSVNEIFFSGEYLGKGFRIGVVAGMIALTEAVAIGRTFASMKDYQLDGNKEMVALGTMNIVGSMTSCYVATGSFSRSAVNYMAGCHTAVSNIVMSCVVLLTLELITPLFKYTPNAILASIIISAVIGLIDIEAVALIWKIDKFDFVACMGAFFGVVFSSVEMGLLIAVSISFAKILLQVTRPRTAILGKLPRTTVYRNILQYPDATKVPGILIVRVDSAIYFSNSNYVKERILRWLADEEEQLKENFQPRIMYLIVEMSPVTDIDTSGIHALEELFRSLEKRDVKLVLANPGPVVVDKLHASKFPELIGEDRIFLTVADAVLTCAPKMEEP from the exons ATGAGTCACCGTGTCACTGATGAGCTTGGCTCCGAGGAGATGGATATTGTGAGTGTTTCGTCATCACGTCGCAATTCAGAGAATTTGCCTTACGTTCATAAGGTGGGAGTACCTCCTAAGCAAAACCTGCTGAAAGAAATTGCAGCCACTGTGAAGGAAACTTTCTTTGCAGATGATCCTTTACGCCATTTTAAGGATCAACCAAGGTCAAGAAAGTTTGTCCTAGGCTTCCAAGCGGTTTTCCCTATATTCGAATGGGGAAGGAACTACAGCCTTTCTAAATTCAAAGGTGATTTGATTGCTGGACTTACTATCGCAAGTCTTTGCATTCCACAG gaTATTGGATATGCAAAGCTTGCAAATCTGGAGCCCCAATATGGATTAT ATAGTAGCTTTGTTCCACCTCTTGTTTATGCATTTATGGGAAGCTCGCGGGATATTGCCATTGGACCTGTGGCTGTGGTTTCTCTCTTGCTTGGTAGTCTCCTGCGGGATGAGATTGACTCATCTGAAAATCCTGTTGACTACCGACGCCTTGCATTCACTGCTACTTTCTTTGCAGGCATCACTCAGTTCACACTTGGATTTTTAAG GTTGGGGTTCTTGATAGACTTCCTATCTCATGCTGCCATAGTTGGCTTTATGGCCGGTGCTGCTATCACCATTGCCCTTCAACAACTTAAAGGTCTACTTGGTATCAAAAAATTCACAAAGAATACTAATATTGTCTCTGTTATGCGCTCAGTATGGAACTCAGTGCATCATGGT TGGAATTGGCAAACTATACTAATAGGAGTGGCCTTCCTGGCCTTCCTCTTGGTTGCAAAATACATT ggaaaaaaaaagaagaaactatTTTGGGTGCCAGCAATTGCTCCCTTGATCTCTGTCATCCTCTCCACCTTTTTTGTGTACATCACACGTGCTGACAAGCATGGTGTTCAAATC GTGAAACATATCAGACAAGGCGTCAATCCACCATCTGtgaatgaaatatttttctctGGAGAATATCTTGGCAAAGGTTTCAGGATAGGGGTTGTAGCGGGTATGATAGCATTGACG GAAGCTGTAGCAATTGGAAGGACATTTGCTTCCATGAAGGACTACCAGCTGGATGGAAATAAAGAAATGGTAGCATTAGGAACAATGAATATTGTTGGTTCGATGACATCTTGTTATGTGGCCACAG GATCCTTCTCTCGCTCAGCAGTAAATTACATGGCTGGATGCCATACAGCCGTGTCTAATATAGTGATGTCCTGTGTTGTGCTACTAACATTGGAACTCATCACTCCTCTGTTCAAGTACACTCCAAATGCAATACTTGCTTCTATTATTATATCTGCGGTGATTGGATTAATTGACATTGAAGCAGTAGCTCTAATATGGAAgattgataaatttgattttgttgcTTGTATGGGAGCCTTCTTTGGTGTAGTTTTCTCTTCTGTTGAGATGGGACTTTTAATTGCG GTTTCAATATCCTTTGCAAAAATCCTCTTACAAGTTACAAGACCTCGCACAGCAATTCTTGGGAAGCTTCCGAGGACTACTGTTTACAGGAACATTCTCCAATATCCAGATGCAACAAAAGTTCCTGGCATCCTCATTGTCAGAGTTGATTCCGCAATATACTTTTCCAATTCCAACTATGTTAAAGAGAG GATTTTGAGATGGCTGGCTGATGAAGAAGAACAACTGAAAGAAAATTTCCAACCTAGAATTATGTATTTGATTGTTGAAATGTCAC CTGTTACTGACATTGACACCAGTGGCATCCATGCCTTGGAAGAGTTGTTCAGAAGTCTTGAGAAGAGGGATGTTAAG CTTGTTTTAGCCAATCCAGGGCCTGTTGTGGTTGACAAGCTCCATGCTTCAAAGTTTCCAGAGTTGATAGGGGAGGATAGGATCTTCCTCACTGTAGCAGATGCAGTACTAACATGTGCTCCAAAGATGGAAGAACCATAA
- the LOC18608329 gene encoding sulfate transporter 1.2 isoform X2: MSHRVTDELGSEEMDIVSVSSSRRNSENLPYVHKVGVPPKQNLLKEIAATVKETFFADDPLRHFKDQPRSRKFVLGFQAVFPIFEWGRNYSLSKFKGDLIAGLTIASLCIPQDIGYAKLANLEPQYGLYSSFVPPLVYAFMGSSRDIAIGPVAVVSLLLGSLLRDEIDSSENPVDYRRLAFTATFFAGITQFTLGFLRLGFLIDFLSHAAIVGFMAGAAITIALQQLKGLLGIKKFTKNTNIVSVMRSVWNSVHHGWNWQTILIGVAFLAFLLVAKYIGKKKKKLFWVPAIAPLISVILSTFFVYITRADKHGVQIVKHIRQGVNPPSVNEIFFSGEYLGKGFRIGVVAGMIALTEAVAIGRTFASMKDYQLDGNKEMVALGTMNIVGSMTSCYVATGSFSRSAVNYMAGCHTAVSNIVMSCVVLLTLELITPLFKYTPNAILASIIISAVIGLIDIEAVALIWKIDKFDFVACMGAFFGVVFSSVEMGLLIAVSISFAKILLQVTRPRTAILGKLPRTTVYRNILQYPDATKVPGILIVRVDSAIYFSNSNYVKERILRWLADEEEQLKENFQPRIMYLIVEMSPVTDIDTTSFNFLVIKLAERILSYKFTFLQLLLTLTPVASMPWKSCSEVLRRGMLSLF, from the exons ATGAGTCACCGTGTCACTGATGAGCTTGGCTCCGAGGAGATGGATATTGTGAGTGTTTCGTCATCACGTCGCAATTCAGAGAATTTGCCTTACGTTCATAAGGTGGGAGTACCTCCTAAGCAAAACCTGCTGAAAGAAATTGCAGCCACTGTGAAGGAAACTTTCTTTGCAGATGATCCTTTACGCCATTTTAAGGATCAACCAAGGTCAAGAAAGTTTGTCCTAGGCTTCCAAGCGGTTTTCCCTATATTCGAATGGGGAAGGAACTACAGCCTTTCTAAATTCAAAGGTGATTTGATTGCTGGACTTACTATCGCAAGTCTTTGCATTCCACAG gaTATTGGATATGCAAAGCTTGCAAATCTGGAGCCCCAATATGGATTAT ATAGTAGCTTTGTTCCACCTCTTGTTTATGCATTTATGGGAAGCTCGCGGGATATTGCCATTGGACCTGTGGCTGTGGTTTCTCTCTTGCTTGGTAGTCTCCTGCGGGATGAGATTGACTCATCTGAAAATCCTGTTGACTACCGACGCCTTGCATTCACTGCTACTTTCTTTGCAGGCATCACTCAGTTCACACTTGGATTTTTAAG GTTGGGGTTCTTGATAGACTTCCTATCTCATGCTGCCATAGTTGGCTTTATGGCCGGTGCTGCTATCACCATTGCCCTTCAACAACTTAAAGGTCTACTTGGTATCAAAAAATTCACAAAGAATACTAATATTGTCTCTGTTATGCGCTCAGTATGGAACTCAGTGCATCATGGT TGGAATTGGCAAACTATACTAATAGGAGTGGCCTTCCTGGCCTTCCTCTTGGTTGCAAAATACATT ggaaaaaaaaagaagaaactatTTTGGGTGCCAGCAATTGCTCCCTTGATCTCTGTCATCCTCTCCACCTTTTTTGTGTACATCACACGTGCTGACAAGCATGGTGTTCAAATC GTGAAACATATCAGACAAGGCGTCAATCCACCATCTGtgaatgaaatatttttctctGGAGAATATCTTGGCAAAGGTTTCAGGATAGGGGTTGTAGCGGGTATGATAGCATTGACG GAAGCTGTAGCAATTGGAAGGACATTTGCTTCCATGAAGGACTACCAGCTGGATGGAAATAAAGAAATGGTAGCATTAGGAACAATGAATATTGTTGGTTCGATGACATCTTGTTATGTGGCCACAG GATCCTTCTCTCGCTCAGCAGTAAATTACATGGCTGGATGCCATACAGCCGTGTCTAATATAGTGATGTCCTGTGTTGTGCTACTAACATTGGAACTCATCACTCCTCTGTTCAAGTACACTCCAAATGCAATACTTGCTTCTATTATTATATCTGCGGTGATTGGATTAATTGACATTGAAGCAGTAGCTCTAATATGGAAgattgataaatttgattttgttgcTTGTATGGGAGCCTTCTTTGGTGTAGTTTTCTCTTCTGTTGAGATGGGACTTTTAATTGCG GTTTCAATATCCTTTGCAAAAATCCTCTTACAAGTTACAAGACCTCGCACAGCAATTCTTGGGAAGCTTCCGAGGACTACTGTTTACAGGAACATTCTCCAATATCCAGATGCAACAAAAGTTCCTGGCATCCTCATTGTCAGAGTTGATTCCGCAATATACTTTTCCAATTCCAACTATGTTAAAGAGAG GATTTTGAGATGGCTGGCTGATGAAGAAGAACAACTGAAAGAAAATTTCCAACCTAGAATTATGTATTTGATTGTTGAAATGTCAC CTGTTACTGACATTGACACTACCTCATTCAATTTTTTGGTCATCAAGCTTGCCGAAAGAATTCTTTCTTATAAATTTACATTCTTACAGCTGTTACTGACATTGACACCAGTGGCATCCATGCCTTGGAAGAGTTGTTCAGAAGTCTTGAGAAGAGGGATGTTAAG CTTGTTTTAG